The sequence GCaagcatttttaaatctttctctgCTGTCTTAACAGTGCCTTCTCTGAGTTTGTCAAATCTCCGTCtacctttctcttaaaaaaaaatttatctacaAAATAGAAGTTCCAAATTTAAACATTATCCTTAAGTTATTTCCCATTACAACTTTTTCAGTGCCTAGtatgtttctttattctttaaaaggATCCTGTTGTCAATCTCTAAATCCTTTCTAAATCTGACTCTATTTTCACTCTTTGCATAAGTTCCATGTATATGAACACTACTTCCTTCTATGTACTTTCTATTTGTTCTAGACCAATGTGTCTTTCATGCTTCCATAATACAGTAattcaatgaaaagaaatctaAACAAAAATCTATGTTATATTTCTAGTTAAACACCAAGATATTTATTTAGAAAGGAGCTTTGTATTAGAAGAACATTTTGTAAAGTGTTCTCTTTTACTTACTTTTCATTATATCTAGTAACTGTGACAGGCAAGTTCTGTTCTCTCTCAGCATCAGACTCTCTGATAAATAactagcaaagaaaagaaaaaaaatctgttgagaaCATACAGCACATTGAGAAAACATGAcatcataaattattttcctcCATCCTCATCAAAGgcaattaaaaaacttttaaatttatgaatgtATAATCTGTAACTCCTATGTTTTAAGGATTTATTACCACTTACATTAAAAGATGTTTATTGTTCCTTTAAGTTTAGTGACATTCAGGTACAACCTTTCGGAGGGAAAATAGTATGAAAGCAACAGTAATAGCCAGTACTTATAAcatttatatcttttaatataGAAGCCCAATGAGTCtaaccttattttacagatgaggaatctgagttACAGGGATGAACAAGTCATGATCttgtaacttgcccaaagtaatAAACTAGGAAGCAGCAAAACTGGAATCTGGCACTAGTAAGGATTCTCTATTCCCTTAATATGAAAGCCATTTTATCTATAGTTGCACTTTTGTGGAGTAACAGACATTCAAACCAACAAGACTATCACCTAATGCTTTATAAATCTATTACATCTTATTTGCATCAAGTCCAAATCAAAGGTGTTAAACTTCTTTATCAATGTGATATAAACCCAAATTACCTGTTTTTCTCAGAGCCACTGACAGTATGAAAATACAAtttctatattaaaattttagttaCTCTGAAGTTTTACATACCTGAACTTGACCTATAATTGATAAAAGCCCAAATGAACAGATTCTCAAAGTGTTAAATAGTTCTTCaaacacaaatgcaaaaaaattatttttctcttggggGTAATAGttagaaaaatagaaagcaatgCTTTAAGAACTCTTGTTGCTGTCTTTATCcagatttatttaaattttattataaagtttTGATAATTGTTTGATattacatcatcatcatctactGTGGGAATAAATTTTGGATCTGAAAATCAGGAAATCTCCTGACAACTAATCCATTTCCAGTTACTAGTAATTCAAAATAACtagttttttcctttccctttcctacctaaaatttcttccatttttgtcatcttccttaatttttactcttcatttccttttgatttcttaaGCATAAGGGTCATAGGTTTGGTGCTAAGAGTTGGCTGACTAGACTCATTATCTCTGTGAAGTTAGCAACTCTTAACCTcatttttgaatttgaattttaatattgTGGTGTTTTAATAAAATCCACAGGCAAATAAGAATACCTAAAGTAGCAGATGAAAAATAAAGCTCTAAATCtacaagaaagagaagaaaacccagaaataacgGTAATAATCCTATGATTAATAATCTGAGGCATTATCCAGAGTATGACAACAGCACAGGGGCTTTCCCTTTTGAAATCAGCAATAAATGTAAACCTCATTTCCACATATCCCAAAAATTTGCCTGTAAATCAGCTGTAAGTTAAAAATGTTTGGAAAGCATTtccctaaaggaaaaaaaaaaaaaaaaaggcccaatgTCTAGTCTCTGGGAATGTTACAAAAGCCTATTAAATTTGCAGGGAGCCAAAGGTATCGCAATTTCAATTTTGCCTTCCTGGAATTATAATGAACTAAACTTCTAAGATGAAATAAACTCATTTGGACCTTAGGATGCTTCATCCCACTCTATGTAATTAAAATCTCATCACTGAAGAATTTATAGATGTACTATATACAATGCTTCAAGATTAATCAAACTTTTGGTTATTTGAATTGTGGAAAAGAGGACTTTTGTTCCCTTACAGAATGAAGTCcgcaggccaggtatggtggtgtgcacctgtcaccccagcactttgggaggcctaggcaggagattAGTTGAGTCTAGGAGTGACTGAGatgagcctaggcaacatagggaaaccccaacgctacgaaaaaacaaaaagattagccaaggtgtggtggtgtgtgcctgtggtcccagctactcagcaagctgaagtaggaggatcgcttgaggctgggaggttgaggctgcaatgagctatgactgtgccactgcattccagcctgggtgagagtgagatgctgtctcaaaaaaaataaccaaccaaCCCCGCAAAATTAATGGAAGTCCACATCTTAACTCCATATACATCAATAATTTACATGACTATCTTTCCTCATGCAGAGATTTATCTTATTCATATTCCTAAAGTGTAGTACAGTGCACAGTAGTACATAGAAGGTATCTAATAAATGTTCGCTTAGTAAATAAGTGGCGATATAAATCACTTTGggattaaatgtatacatttatatacagttAGTGAGCTGCGTTTGCAGAGAAGAGGCgtatcataaataaaatataaacctaCAATCCCTTATCCTAGATGCAGATGTGTTGTGAAATTCTTATTAATAAGTATTCATGTCTTAGAAAAGTTATCTGGTGTATATATTATGAAATGTGAAATACCCAAGTGATGTCTGTAATCAGGAATATTAAGATTTCTGCAAGGGAACACAAATATtcctattaagtgaaataaaaactaaatacaatCTGCTCTATTTGCTGCCACTTTATCAATGGATTCTGAAATTATGGATAAGGGATTATAATCAtgtaaaatagttttaattaacTTTAGGAAGTTTTATCTTTCTTCCTCAGCTATTTCTAGGAATGAAATCAAGCAGAACCTCAAAGGTCATAAATTGAGAAACTTAATATAGAAACTAAAAATGTCTAATTGGCTGCTAGCTTGTGCTTCAGTTAGTTAACAATATTTAACTTCCACGTGTCATACATGCTCTACAGAAGGGGAATAAAGACAAAACAAGGCAGACATTTGCTGCACTCAAGTTGCTCACCAGTTCACAGGAACTTCTAAATTTGTCATATACTGATAGCTTTATCAGTCTTTCAAGGATCACCTGGTTTACTTCTACTTTAATCCTAAATGTGTCCTCTTAGTTCAACAATATTTTTCGTGATGTTTAAAGATTTCCTCAAAAGGcaatttcatttcttctcttcacCAACAATCCCAGCCACAAGGAATATTAAAGATTATAGTCAGAAATGATTCTATGAATAAATAAACCCAGTGACTGAATTTGACCTAAGTTAAAAAACTAATTAATACCTTTCCATAGTAATTCCAGCCCTGGAGGCACTAGATAAAATGGCAGTCAGGGCAATTTGGGAAGGTGTGTATAAAAGGTAAGCATCCGTCAATGCAATTCTATTAAGAAAGTCATCAGCTGTTTTCCTCAAAATCTCTGGATTCTCCAATATGGGATAGCGGGTCTAGAAAGAAAGTTTGCAAATGTTACCATTTCTGAGGGTTTAAATGGAGTATAACAACAGTTTAAAATTACACAACTCCTATTAAGAAATATGTGCTATAACATATCTAAAGTTCCTAGCACAGTACTTGACACTGTCCTCAATTTACATTCCTTCTCTTGGTCCTTTTCCACCTGagtaggaggagagggaagggaagctCTTAGAGATTCCACTGAGTCTAAAGTAGGGCCAAAAAATACATATTCCCAGGTGAATGCGTCTCTCAGGCAACCCAGGTGTTTCAAATGTAAGGCCACATTTAGGAATACACCTTACTTTTATATGAAATTCCTTCTACTTAAAATTTGCTTTCAggaagaagtaaataaaaatgaatctcGATTTGATTAGAACACACTAGACTTCAAATTCCCACAGAAAAAGTTTTAGAGTATGCCCAAGAGATGTGGAAGACCTCCTATTTCCTGACAGTTCTTCATACCTTATAAAATAAACCATAAATCCTAAGTCCTCAGATATCCATATTCAACACCTAAAGCAGTAAGAGAGCTTCTCTAcactctgaaacaaaatattcagtCAATTGTGCAAAAATGCCTCACCTGTGATGAGGGAAATTCAGACCCACTACTCTGACCACAATGCCTCCCtaatatatttactcatttacttCACAGCTGTTCTCCCTCCTCTGAACCTTTGCTCACTTATCCCTCTACTTGCTCCAACTCACCAGTGTCCTCTGGTCTTCATTTCTCTCCTGAATTCCCTGCCCAAATATGCTGCCAACAAATTTCTGGCAAAACCAGAAATTGAACAGTGGTTGAATCCAACAAACTTTCGCTTTGCAACTATACCGAGATTTCTGAGGGCTGCCAGAGAAAACCGTACGAGCAGAAGTCTGGTAATGTTACTATAAACTCATGTTCATTGACCTCAGCAAGGCTCTTGAACACTGCCAAGCAACCATAGTATTTCCACAATTTACTCTCCCATTTTTCAGTGACTGcataaatattttccatctgtttTAATGTCTTTGATAATTCCCAGAAACTCCATCACTCTCAGAAAACCATCTCTTACCAAAGAAAGGCGCTATTTCCTGTCAACACCAAATCCTGAGGCGTAACAGTATCCTAACCCATAATTTCCCCTTTTCCACTGTTAAGAGAAAGAGCTATTATTCCCTCTAAGGCCAGTTCTTATACCTTGCTTCCAAATCCCATGCCAACCCCTTCCATCTTACTCCAAAGAGACTATTTTGTATTTCATCTTTCTCTCACTACTAGCTCTTTGCATCAGTATTTAAATGTGCATCAGTCTCTtccataaaacaaaacacaacaaaaaaactctcACCCAGTCAGAAACCTGGGGATTCTTCCTCTGTCCTCATCTCTATATGCAATCAATCCTCATGTTCTATTGATTCTACCTGACTACAGGCTAAGCATCACAAatccaaaaaattcaaaatccgaaatgctccaaaatctgaaactttctgagCACTGACATGACACTCAGGAAATTctcactggagcatttcagattttggatttgggatgctcaaccagtaagcACAATGCAAATATtggaaaatcaaaaaaaaaaaaaaaagtgaaatcccAAGTACTTTTAGTCCCAAATTTTTTAGATAAGAGATACTCATCCTGTATCTCTGAAGCCCAGGAAGCTCTTTCTGTATCCACAACCTTCATACGAGTGAAGCCCAGCACTATCTTTTGCTTGGACTCCTTTAACGGTACCCCGTTGTTCACTTAATCTATTCTAATCCATTCTCCACGTTATGCCTGACACATACAGATGCGCAATAAATACCTGATCCATAAGGTTGCCAACATGATCTTTTAAAGCTGCAAATCTAATCATGCCACTCTCTAAATTTAAACCTTTCACTAGCTTCTCTTTGCTCTATTCAAAATCTGTAACACTGTCTCCAGTCTAGACTCTGCCTTCCACTCTGGCAGCAGCTGTCTGTGATCTCTTCCCCCTGCATTACTAGGCTCTGTTCAGGCTCTTTAGCACGGAATGGTTTCTTGAATTTGAGCTTTTTACCAGGGAAGTCTCTGATTGGAATGTTCTCTCTCCTATTCCtactctgaattttattttaaatgatacgTTCTCAGAATGTTTTCCTTACCCCTTAATTTGTTATCTccctctaaaatatattttcccctcTGTATCACTGAGCACACTGGATATATGATTGTCTAAAACCTTTAGATTGTAAGGTTTACAAAAGTTGAGACTGTTCCTGTCCTATTTCTGGTTACATCCTCAAGCACAAAGTTTGGCACATAGAAGGTACCCAAATTGAGCCACTAATCTAATATGAATGAACCAGTTCCTGATTTCTGTTTGATTCGACTCAGACTATCCAACTTCTCTTTTAGAGCCAAACAAAACAACTTAGAAGTTGCTTTTGTCAATGTTTGTTTATGTATATTATTGATGCCTACATAGTGACTCAAGTTCACAAACCTCTAAAAATTTAAGTCACTTAGCAATCTTCTCGTTTAAGAATTTTTTATGGTTTAAATCAGGCCCAGATCCATGACAATATAATTCAAAGTTAGAAGAGTTATCTTAAGCCTTTATAATAAGCACCGTTCTAAACTCTCAATAGTCATCATTACATCCCTGGACATAATGAAGATCACTTAAATCAGATTGCAGATCActtaaatcagaaactctgtaAGTCCCACCCAACAATCTCAGTTAACAATTTCTCCAGATGACTGATGATGCCCACTGAAGTTTGAAAACAACTGCCCTAGACGACCAGGCCAGACCCACAGGTCGTATCCATGCTATAACAACGAGGATGattgtgagttttaaaattttggattctttttgttaaagaaTAGGAAAGGAGAATGTAGTATTAGTTTATTTTACATCAAGTTTACCTTTAAGTCAATGAGGAAGCCCTCAAATGGTCTATAAGGATTGTGGACAATAAGGTGGAAATTAAGTTGCTGTATAAGAAGTAGTTCATATTCCAGTATCTGTTCAAGTGCCTTCTCCTGTCCAAGAGGACTCTCCCGAAGGTTTCCAACAAACTGAGGACTAGATACATTGAATTCATCTACTTTGCAGGCCAAAAATGCACAAGTGAGCCTAGAGGAAAAAATAAGGAGGCGGGAggcagggggcggggggcgggtggGGTGGAAGAACATGCATATACTTTGAGAAGTATCTaaagaatttatttctaaaagtatattctATAATTGCCTAATATTGAAAAGTGACTGCTAGACAttgcaagaattttttttaaaaagacagttcCTGTTCACACTTCATTAGGAGACATAAGACAAACTATAAAATTAGGTCAAACCAATATTGCCATGGCATTCAAACATCACTGACTCAATGACAGTGTTATGCAGTACAACCTAAGTATCTGGAAAAACAAATTAACTGAGGAATAAGAGTCCTTTGTATAATGTAGATGGAAGAGTTAAAAATAAAGCAGTACCCACATATGTACCATATAAGTATGGGAAGAAAAGTAGGTTAAAGGAACATTGTGGAAGGCCATTGGTGGAAGTCTCTAAGGGCATCTGAATAAGGAACTATTATTTAAGGGACAAACATGTGAAATTCACCTGGCCATTTCATGCTGTTCAGTATGAGAAAACAGTAAGAAAGCTACTGCAAAAAAACAGTTGGCAGTGAGATCAAGGGCCTAATCTTGACTGGTGGAAATGGgaatcaaaaagagaaaacaggtaCAATGTCATTGAGAGCAAACTCTTTGATGAGTTTCATACTAATTTCATCTTTAATGATAGACACAGCGCTCAGCAGAGAGCAGCAACAACAGACCTTTGTTCAACTGAAATTAGCATGAAGCTATAGGATCTGTAAACTGGATGTGGGAGAGGCCACTACAAATGATTCTCAGTCTGAACAACTGGAAGAACAAAGGTGTCTAATAGAGAAGTAGCtaatttgagaaaaacaaaatttgaatctGGACAAGTTGAAGTTCAGATGCCATCAGAATTACTGAAGTACAGGTAAATAGATATCTCAAgttctgaataaaaaaaaaaaaaaatagaattcaagtCTAAATTACCCTGTATTAGGAagtcagttctctctctctctcacaattCTTCACAATTCTCTCCTCCCAAAAAATACTCAAGAGTATAAAGGTCTTcttaaatgaaaacaatatattaGACAGACATACTCACATTATTATCCTGGGGTGATATTCCATTACTGAGTTATTAAGATAAAAACGTTTGAAATACATACAAGCCGTACCCTAAGGGTTAAAAAAAATATCATCAGTATCTATTCACAAATGTTAAATGTTGTGAAACAGAACTTATTTATGGAAAGGTTTCTTTGTAGAGATTACCCAGAAAAATACTAATActcattaattcttctttaatcaaaataaattttgatgAATTACTAAAGAAATGCCATAGCCAAAAGATTCTTTCCCATCCTTTGCTTGTCTATCCCCAGCCTACTCTGGCTAATCCTTCCTATGGTCACTGGATTTaaaaatacgtgtgtgtgtgtgtgtgtgtgtgtgtgtgtgtgtgtgtgttttagaattCAGAGTATCAAAAATGTCGTGAATTAAATTCAGGAAGAAAATACAAACGTTCACAGATTGACCAATCTTATAAAAATACTGACAAAAAAACGTGGGCAAGGCAATAAGCGTTCTCTGTAAAGCCACTCCGTATTTGTGATATAACCATGTATCCATTCCATGATTTGTCATCACTGCTGCCAACTGAATGGCAGAAGCAGCACTACCATTTACTGAATGCATACCATGTGCCAGACTCTGTGCTAAGCACAAAACTATCATCAtgttttaatccttacaacagctTGGTGAAGTACTATTACctctacagagaaggaaactgagtatCAGTGAGGTCAACTGACTTAtctaggtcacacagctaataaggaaCAGGAATGAATTCAAGTAAGACCTGCCTGTACTTTTAACCGTTATATCATTTGGCTGGAACCAATGAAATaaccatttatctattttatgatagaaaaaagaatatttccttttaagtattttaaaagtttagttttgtcattatgtaaaacaaaaaattattcacCAATGATaaacatgttatttaaaaataaattccataaagttcattaaaggatttttttcttcattttataagaTCACTTAAATTTACTGCCTCATTTTACAGTTCTTTTGTAAGAATAAGCCAAATCTGAAGATATAAACTAATTGAGCATACCTAAAACTCTCTCTGAATCTTTGACAtctcagatgaaaaaaaaattataaattctatGGACTTAATATTTTCAACATACTTCAATTGGAAATAATTTCCTAGAAAATTATTCTCTACTGGGTCATAAGCTAGTCACACTGTATaactttaaaacttaaaagaCTTTTACTTAAGATATACTTTTATATTTGGTCTTTACAACAAACCTGTGAGAGAATAATGTAAAAACACTTTGAACACCCTCCCACTCTAGCTTTTTTATCTTTCTGCTTTTTAATCTCAGCTGTTTCCCCTCACGGTTGCCCACCCCAGCAAAAAACAAATAGGTCCTCAGAACTATATATCTGAAACAATAAGACAATCTTTTTAACCAAAGATAAAACTCCAGCTTCTACTAATCAAGGCTTAAAAAATCTTATGGTATCAGTTTCAGCTGGGGCATATGATTACcaatgatgaatgaatgcattatttcaaacatttattgggTGTCACAGAGTTGGAAAAGCAGTAGTCTATGTTCTAGTCCCAGTTCTATGGCTCACTAGTTGAGAACTTAGaggaaagtaatttatttttttctttctttatgacaTTACCTGACCTCAAATGTTTTTCTGACCACAAAATGAGACTTGAAATACTTTTGAAGATATGATACAGCAACTCATGATTTAAGGCCtgtattgaaaaatatataatgtgcCAAAAACTAATTAATTGTAACTAAGGTGAATTTTTAAGACTAGAGTGGACAGGGAATTTAGAGAGGTCAAATTTCACAAGCCAACTAAAGCACATTATATTTCATCACTACTGTAACTTACCACAACAGACCTTGGCATTGCTGGCTTAAACACCGAACAGAATTCCAATAACCTTTTCTCATAGTATTTGCAAAGTGTCATTTCTTCATGAGGCTCAAGAAAGACTGGATCATTTGGAAGAACCTTTAGATCAACAATTACAACACAAGTTCAATGAATTCAATGAATTAAAcaattgtaaaacatttttctctatcCAGATTAAATTTAGTTTATATATCCAACGAAGGGGAATATATCACGCCTCGTTTTATTTATAGATTAGCTAATCATTACACAAAATAGCTgtaggaaaatatttaataaactaaAACTGTACCATCATTTCACGACTTTTCGGAATATCAGCTACACCTTTGCTTCATTAAAGTATAAACAATCATGACAGGCTGTGTGCACATGCTCACAGTTGTGAtatcattatttataaattaaaaggtagatagactttttaaaatatgattggaAAGCTTCCAACATCCGTTTCTCGGTCAGTCATTACGTCACAAATTGTAAAAAACGGCAAATGtttcaataaatttctgttattttaagctacccagtttgtggtgatTTTTTTAAGGCAGCCCTTAGGAAACTAATTCAGGTGCTAAAATCAGTGATATGAAATAGATGTGAATTAAAGGTAGAAAGTAAAGTAACTCAGTATCAGTAATTTGGAGGCACTGAACACTTGCTGGAGTGGAGCCTGTAGGAAAGATTAAACCAGTCCGAGAGCTGTAACAGAAGTGACTTGGCTAGCGGGCCATAGTCCAAACCATCTTCAGTCACTTGGTTTGTACTTGGTCTCTGGTCTCCCTCCCTCATCCAACCCATTCACCACGAGGTTGCTAGAGCGCTGTTTCCAGAACGGAAATCTGATAACGTTAGCttcccattttaaatatttcaaaggtTCCTCATCCTTTCAGTGGAAATGTTAAACGCCTCACTTCCACTTAACAAGTTCCCTTCCTACCCTCTCCAGCCACTCCTGCACAGGTACTCAACTTCGGCCACATACAACCACAAACACGTCCACGCACCAGCCCTGTAACTTCTGACCTCCCTCCCACTCTGCACGGTAGTTCTAACTGCATGGAACATCCTTTCCCTACTTTCTCCGCATTGGCTACTGGGAAAAACCTTCCCCAACATCACCGCTTTACAAGTGAACGGCTCTTGCCACGCACTACCTTAGCACACTACTTAGTCTCTTCTTCACTACGTTACAAAGACTGGTTACTTGTCTGCCATTCGACGACAGGAATGACGTTGTTCGTCTTTGTACCCACTGAACCTGGGAAGGTGCTCGCTTATTTTGATAGATAAACGCACTCCGCGCCGCTGAGGTAGAGAAATGAGGGAGTGAGATTGTCCTGGGAGCCAGAAGAGCTCCCGCAGCTGCTCAGAATGTGGTGACCGGGCAACTGGGCAACCGTCGGGAAAACCTCACCTTCCCGTTGGCCACTGCTTTGCATCTGAATTTGCGGTTGGCGTCGGCCCGCAGTCTTGTCAGCTGCTCCTCACTGGAGAAAGTCCAGTGCCGCTTCTGGCTACTGTTGTGGTACATTGTGGAATCGTGACCAGGTCCACAGAGTATGTAGAAGAGAACCCAAACGCAGCAGCGCGGTGGCGTAAAGCACCCGTACCCCCACCGAAGATCTCGCGGAAGACTAGGGCGTCCGGCCAGCCGGCGCGGGCGCGCTGACGTCACGATTACGTGGCGAGCCCGTACGCAGTTGCATTTCCGGAGCGGACTGGGAAGAGACCGTATCCCAGGTTCGCTGGGACGCCCCCTGAGACGTAGGTGGGCGGAGCCTAGGGAACGCTCCTCTCAGTGAGCCTGGGACAAAGCTCCGCCCCTTCCAAGCAAGATTTAAAGGAGAAGCGCCCGGCAAGCGTGTTCAAGGGGCATAAACTGAGGGTATGGAGTAGGCTGGTGTAAATTCACAGGGGATAatcagaaatgaggaaaggatttcgtagggtgttcatttttaaatagagGCCTCACTGAAGTTGACATTTGTGAAAAGGCTTGAAAGAGTTGAAATAGTAGGTTGATCAATCATGTAGGGAGATCATGGGGCCCAGAAAGAACAGGTAAGATCTTCAGGCAGAAGCATTCCTAGCCCTTTTCAGGAAGAGTTTGGAGACCAGTATTCTTGAGGCACTACCAGAAATCTCGGAGAATGGAACATGGCTGAAGAACTTGAAGCAGTGGATGTGTATTGGCCCTTACAGTTCTGCCACTTCTGTTGCCTTGTCTATTCTTTCTCTGTGCTTTTTTTCCTTACCCTTCTGTTGATAACTAGCCAATCCTCTCCCTCTGTTTTCATCTCTGAAGCCAGGATGTATggtagttttcattttattgagaTTCCCATTTTCATTGCCTCTACGGAGCCTTACAGTAAGCTATCATGAATATTAaggtatttactattttttaaattaataggaCTTTCAAAATTGCAGATGAGGTTCAAAATTTACATTGATTCTGGTTTGTCCCATTTAGGCATACCTTATTCTCTCATGTATTGATTATATATCCAATCCGAAAAATGGATTTCCCTATGGCAAGTagcttttctaaaaaataaataaataaaaagaaagagaaagatgatgAGACATAGAGAATTTAGGTCTTGAAAAGCCCACACAGGTAAAAAGAAGTGGCAGGATGACTTTAACTCTGCTttctatgaaaatgtttttagagGCTTAAGAAAGggaaagtcttttctttttcatttttgttgggtACAGTTGAGGTTAGAGTTTGCCACAGTTATCTGAATTCCTCAAACTTATGCCATTTGTGGTTTATAATTTTGGAGATCCAGACACTCAACATATGTGGCTAATCTGGTCTCGTAAATTGgctaagagagaaaaagagagaaggttgAAGGGCATGGCAAATTGATTACAATGAATTGTGAACAACCTAAAATGTCGCATACTgggaaaagaataatttaaaagagaaaaacgtAATGGTACAAAAGATAGGAAAATAAGTGATTAGATAATTAAATGTCTATATAAAGTCTTAGACCCATGACagttatatatatcatataaattcttttcattttgtttttctgaaaggtATTTGACAACTCCTTAGTTttatgtaaaggaaaataaaaataggcatttAAAAGAGTTGGCAGACTGTGATTTCCACAGAGATATGAGTAAAATTTCTGAATATCATTtaggaaaaatatatgaaaaacctGGCATTGCTGGTGTAACTTTTTTTAAACCTTGAACAAATTTTAGTCCATGTAAATTGACattgatcttatttttcagatgtaGTAGGAATTGGGCTCTGTCTAAATTAACTGTCTGTGGAATACAATTGTTGCTGATGCCCTAACATTAAGGCTCATGTATGGTTTTTCTTATTAAAGTAAGCAGACTG comes from Symphalangus syndactylus isolate Jambi chromosome 11, NHGRI_mSymSyn1-v2.1_pri, whole genome shotgun sequence and encodes:
- the CCNH gene encoding cyclin-H isoform X2, whose protein sequence is MYHNSSQKRHWTFSSEEQLTRLRADANRKFRCKAVANGKVLPNDPVFLEPHEEMTLCKYYEKRLLEFCSVFKPAMPRSVVGTACMYFKRFYLNNSVMEYHPRIIMLTCAFLACKVDEFNVSSPQFVGNLRESPLGQEKALEQILEYELLLIQQLNFHLIVHNPYRPFEGFLIDLKTRYPILENPEILRKTADDFLNRIALTDAYLLYTPSQIALTAILSSASRAGITMESYLSESLMLRENRTCLSQLLDIMKSMRNLVKKYEPPRSEEVAVLKQKLERCHSAELALNVITKKRKGYEDDDYVSKKSKHEEEEWTDDDLVESL
- the CCNH gene encoding cyclin-H isoform X3 codes for the protein MTLCKYYEKRLLEFCSVFKPAMPRSVVGTACMYFKRFYLNNSVMEYHPRIIMLTCAFLACKVDEFNVSSPQFVGNLRESPLGQEKALEQILEYELLLIQQLNFHLIVHNPYRPFEGFLIDLKTRYPILENPEILRKTADDFLNRIALTDAYLLYTPSQIALTAILSSASRAGITMESYLSESLMLRENRTCLSQLLDIMKSMRNLVKKYEPPRSEEVAVLKQKLERCHSAELALNVITKKRKGYEDDDYVSKKSKHEEVCFTPKMNSESFLLYILV
- the CCNH gene encoding cyclin-H isoform X1, whose product is MYHNSSQKRHWTFSSEEQLTRLRADANRKFRCKAVANGKVLPNDPVFLEPHEEMTLCKYYEKRLLEFCSVFKPAMPRSVVGTACMYFKRFYLNNSVMEYHPRIIMLTCAFLACKVDEFNVSSPQFVGNLRESPLGQEKALEQILEYELLLIQQLNFHLIVHNPYRPFEGFLIDLKTRYPILENPEILRKTADDFLNRIALTDAYLLYTPSQIALTAILSSASRAGITMESYLSESLMLRENRTCLSQLLDIMKSMRNLVKKYEPPRSEEVAVLKQKLERCHSAELALNVITKKRKGYEDDDYVSKKSKHEEVCFTPKMNSESFLLYILV